The Fulvia fulva chromosome 13, complete sequence genome window below encodes:
- a CDS encoding Dothistromin biosynthesis regulatory protein aflR produces the protein MRVGGSDRPHLLRSLNEVLQQNEGVVDQMTRVLACSCSEEECLLTMVALIVFRLIDTYAAAAHLPSSRPTRPSAPSLRCRNMHNMADPAMSLSEEDRNPSADDKSQESPHTVLNHLHRVQRVVNLLSDCFEGKRIRDHMHRPVAGGAASADIEDGRRQRTTRGLSVSSAAFDSLEGDVRKRLREVSFQVVDLIRQT, from the exons ATGAGGGTGGGTGGCAGTGATAGACCACACCTTCTGCGCAGTCTCAACGAAGTGCTCCAGCAAAACGAGGGCGTCGTCGACCAAATGACCAGAGTCTTAGCATGTTCTTGTTCGGAGGAGGAATGTCTTCTCACGATGGTCGCACTCATCGTTTTCAGGCTTATCGATAC ATATGCTGCAGCCGCGCATCTCCCATCCTCGAGACCAACAAGACCATCTGCTCCGAGCTTACGCTGCCGGAACATGCACAACATGGCAGATCCTGCCATGTCCCTGTCTGAAGAAGACAGGAACCCAAGTGCGGACGATAAGTCCCAAGAGAGTCCCCATACTGTGCTCAACCACCTGCACAGGGTTCAGCGAGTGGTGAATCTCCTCTCGGATTGCTTTGAGGGCAAGCGAATTCGTGACCACATGCATCGACCTGTAGCAGGGGGCGCAGCGTCAGCTGATATCGAAGACGGCAGGAGACAGAGAACAACGAGAGGACTGTCCGTTTCGTCTGCAGCATTTGATTCGCTTGAGGGCGATGTCAGGAAGCGCTTGAGGGAGGTTTCTTTTCAGGTCGTCGACCTTATTCGCCAGACATAG